The Kineothrix sp. IPX-CK genomic interval AAGTAGCTGCTTCCGTGAAAGCCGATTTCTTCGGCAATTTCTGTCATCGATTGACCGCCGCTTAAAAGCAGGGGAAGGCTTTTTTGTATCCGATAATTCAATAAGTATGTAAAGGGGGTCTGTCGCAGCGTCCGTTTGAACAAATGGCAGCATTCGCTTTTGCTTATATGGCAGGAGCCGGCGATGTCCTGAAGGGAAATATCCTCGCTGTAATGAGACTGGATGAAACCGATTGCCGTTTTCAGGCGGTTGATGTCGGTTGTCGTGCCGGTCTCTTTTTGATTTAAAGAAGGCTGAAGCTCCTGAAAAAGGAGAGACCAGAGCGAACAGAGCTTTTCCACAACGAGAAGTTCATAGCCGTCCTTCGCCTGATTCTGCAATTCGGCGGCCTCTAATAACAGGGATATCATTCGTTTTCCAAAGGAGGAATCCCCGCTTAAATATTTGGAAAAAAGTTCCGGCTCCGTACAGATAGGATTAACATACCGGTTGAAGATAAGGCTGTCTTCATAGCCGAAGATGATGACAGGATTGAGAACAATGGCAATATAGCTGCAGTCCGTCTCTACACCGACTGTTCTGGCAGTGTGCAAGACGTTGGAGTTAGTGAAAATCCCGTTTCCCGCGCTGATTTTATATAAGTTATCGTTTGCCTGGTATTCCATGCTGCCTTCCGTTACATAAGTGAATTCTACTTCTGGATGCCAGTGGATGGGAAAAGAATTCTGCTCATAATTGGAAAGTCTTTCATAACCCACACGAAAGGGAAAGGAATACTTGTCGGTAGTATTTCTTTCCTTCAAATTATTATCAAGAAAAAGTTTGAATTTCTCCATGGAATCCTCCTATACCATCAATTGATAAGGCACACACCGCCGAATAGGACCTTATCAATCCAGGGTAGACAATATTGTTATGGAAAACTACATTTTTAATATAGAATAAATATATTTTTATACATTATACTTGGTATATAGGCAAAAAGCAATGTGCATTGAGAAGGCGGATAAGATTTGGAAAAAGCAAGTTTATTTGTCGTAAAAGGGAAGGAGTTTTAGATTATGGAGCAGTACAAATATACCGACGCAGAAGGCAGCTTCAGGATAGAGGATCCGGAGCTTACGAGCTACCTTTATTTTCCGGTGGCAGGGGAGTCAGGGGTCATGAGTAGCATTACGCCTCTTCTTGGCGGAGATTCCAAGACCGGACAAAATACGTTCTTGTTAGAGCCGGTCAGCAGTGAAAATTTACATAATAATAAGTCATCCCGTAATTTCTGGCTGAAAATGCAGAATGGAGAGCTCTGGTCCGCTACGGGAGTTTCCTCCAGGCAGCAGGCGGAGAAGTTCACCAAGGCAAAGGAAGAAACCGTGCTCGAAGCAGGCATTATGTGGCATATGATAAAGAGAAAATCTGCTGCTTATGGCCTGACCTCGGAAGTGACGACCTTTGTTCTTCATACGGAGGACAAGGTGGAGCTGACTATGGTAACTATTGAAAATATAGGGAAAAATTATATGACGGCAACACCCGTGGCGGCAATTCCGATATATGCGCGCAGTGCGGACAATATAAGGGATCATAGAAACGTTACGAGTATGCTGCATCGGATTATAACGGCAGAAAACGGCGTGATAGTGAATCCGACGCTGACCTTCGACGAAAGGGGCCATAGAAAGAATGCGGTAGTATACGGTGTATTCGGCCGGGGCGGCGGCAGGCTTCCCATCGGATTTATTCCTACGGTTGAAGATTTTATCGGCGAGGGCGGAGATTTTGAGAATCCCGGTGTACTTTATGGAGATAAGATAGATACGGTACCGGCGGGTGCACAGGTGGACGGATTTGAAGCTATGGGTGGAATTGTGTTCGAGGAATTCACATTAAATCCAGGAGAGAGAATTTCTTATGTGATTGCCCTTGGCTATGGCGAAGATTCGGACGCTCTTTCGAAGGCGGCAGACTCCTATTTAACGGAGGAGGTCTTTGCAAAGAGGCTGAAGGAGACAAAGGAATATTGGAATGAGAAGGTAAACATATCTTATGAATCAGGAGATGATAGATTCGATAAATGGATGTATTGGGTGAATTTCCAGCCGATACTGCGGCGCATTTACGGCTGCTCCTTCCTGCCCCACCACGACTATGGAAAAGGTGGAAGAGGCTGGAGGGATTTGTGGCAGGATTGTCTGGCGCTCCTTATGATGAATCCTTCCGGTGTCAGGGAAATGCTGCTGTCTAATTTTGGGGGCGTGCGCATGGACGGAACCAACGCTACGATTATCGGAAAGGAGCAAGGTGAGTTCATTGCGGATAGAAACGGAATCGCCAGAGTTTGGATGGACCACGGTATGTGGCCCTTCATGACTTCTTATTTATATATCAAGCAAAGCGGCGATTTGGATTTCATGCTGGAGGAAGCGGGATATTTCAAGGATGCGCAAGGCTTTCGGGGCGAAGGTCGCGATGAGAGCTGGGCGGAGGAACAAGGCTGCATTCAGAAGACGGCAGAAGGCGATGTTTACAGAGGAACGATTCTTGAGCATATATTATTGCAGCACCTTACAGCGTTTTATGACGTAGGAGAGCACAACCATATGAGGCTTCGGGGCGCCGACTGGAACGATGCGCTGGATATGGCGCCGGAGCGGGGCGAAAGTGTGGCGTTTACAGCAGCATATGCGGGAAATATGGAGGAAATCGCAGACCTTTTACTTTATATGCAAAAAAAGGGAAAGGTGAAGACTGTCGCTCTTTTGAAGGAAATGGAGCAGCTTCTTTGTGAAGAAAAAGGGCTTTATGACAGCATAGAGGAGAAAAAGAATCTGTTGAAGCGTTATTGTAATGTCTGCGGGCATACGGTTAGCGGCGAGAGATTTGAAATAGATACGGAAAGGCTGGCAGAGAATCTGCGGAAAAAAGCCGGGTGGCTGAAGGAACATATCAGGAAGACGGAGTGGCTTAAAAATAGCGCAGGATGCTCCTGGTATAACAGCTATTACGATAATAACGGAAACCGGGTAGAGGGTGATTTCAAAAAAGGTGTACGCATGATGCTGACAGGGCAGGTATTTACTATTATGTCGGGAACTGCGCAGGAGAAGCAGATAGAGGAAATCGTGAAGTCTGCGGACGAATATCTTTACGCGCCGGAGGTGGGCGGTTATCGCCTGAATACGAATTTCGGAGAAATAAAGGCCGATATGGGAAGGATGTTTGGCTTTGCATACGGACAGAAAGAAAATGGTGCGGTATTCAGCCATATGACGATTATGTATGCCAATGCTCTTTATAAGCGCGGGTTTGTAAAGGAGGGATATAAGGCGGTAAAAAGCCTTTACAGCCATGCCAGCG includes:
- a CDS encoding AraC family transcriptional regulator; the protein is MEKFKLFLDNNLKERNTTDKYSFPFRVGYERLSNYEQNSFPIHWHPEVEFTYVTEGSMEYQANDNLYKISAGNGIFTNSNVLHTARTVGVETDCSYIAIVLNPVIIFGYEDSLIFNRYVNPICTEPELFSKYLSGDSSFGKRMISLLLEAAELQNQAKDGYELLVVEKLCSLWSLLFQELQPSLNQKETGTTTDINRLKTAIGFIQSHYSEDISLQDIAGSCHISKSECCHLFKRTLRQTPFTYLLNYRIQKSLPLLLSGGQSMTEIAEEIGFHGSSYFAETFKKIMNCSPSDYRKIHSSR
- a CDS encoding GH36-type glycosyl hydrolase domain-containing protein, producing MEQYKYTDAEGSFRIEDPELTSYLYFPVAGESGVMSSITPLLGGDSKTGQNTFLLEPVSSENLHNNKSSRNFWLKMQNGELWSATGVSSRQQAEKFTKAKEETVLEAGIMWHMIKRKSAAYGLTSEVTTFVLHTEDKVELTMVTIENIGKNYMTATPVAAIPIYARSADNIRDHRNVTSMLHRIITAENGVIVNPTLTFDERGHRKNAVVYGVFGRGGGRLPIGFIPTVEDFIGEGGDFENPGVLYGDKIDTVPAGAQVDGFEAMGGIVFEEFTLNPGERISYVIALGYGEDSDALSKAADSYLTEEVFAKRLKETKEYWNEKVNISYESGDDRFDKWMYWVNFQPILRRIYGCSFLPHHDYGKGGRGWRDLWQDCLALLMMNPSGVREMLLSNFGGVRMDGTNATIIGKEQGEFIADRNGIARVWMDHGMWPFMTSYLYIKQSGDLDFMLEEAGYFKDAQGFRGEGRDESWAEEQGCIQKTAEGDVYRGTILEHILLQHLTAFYDVGEHNHMRLRGADWNDALDMAPERGESVAFTAAYAGNMEEIADLLLYMQKKGKVKTVALLKEMEQLLCEEKGLYDSIEEKKNLLKRYCNVCGHTVSGERFEIDTERLAENLRKKAGWLKEHIRKTEWLKNSAGCSWYNSYYDNNGNRVEGDFKKGVRMMLTGQVFTIMSGTAQEKQIEEIVKSADEYLYAPEVGGYRLNTNFGEIKADMGRMFGFAYGQKENGAVFSHMTIMYANALYKRGFVKEGYKAVKSLYSHASDVSKSKIYPGIPEYIDPRGRGVYHYLTGSASWLLMTVLTEMYGIKGEYGSLKLEPKLMAEQFDKNHEAAVHLEFGGRKLHVKYLNPLMKSYGEYEVKEVIMNGQLVAGRDALIGKEYFASCKMCRENDIVVVLR